In Trichoderma atroviride chromosome 2, complete sequence, one DNA window encodes the following:
- a CDS encoding uncharacterized protein (EggNog:ENOG41), translating into MVLDEHYEMCLPILQDPALEDEDKTDKIEELFKKETNMVGSSLENAILDVMWRWRECGGTSTSPPPIRQTILRRPSPASWRGGTPLSGSPRLAVSPLAPPGYIPATFGRTKSVTASPFGSPRASPRLAFATPVIPHSPNLNAYEFASDPTPATEILGEYQIENVDWLVNDDTISLSSSVGTTKSLNAAAPEFSSMSSQQIDMSPYDMLRSILGHTRTDEEIESALAAHNYDLSATITSMMEIQQDGGVRLDEPKNVLIGKSISAEGRPSTPVNQKAGVICKFYMSTGQCLRADCRFSHDLSNHLCKYWVMGNCLAGETCIFSHDPSKLVNKMSLESGSNTPTRSHSSLMLQDMNSFPSLHGDSDHHGGYSGSPNYASSPGMRSLRAESPRPRSRPGSRHQLKENYIAAPALDDNEAFPSLGAAIAKQGKKHHGKRGGHGHKENGTSSLADIVKMNPPASPRLEVRKPVSNGNGVVGSSGEHGAAALAIPSPKHVPWLETGERANKAYLKARQEAIKHGGLRNKFLQSAAQAWNRNDARAAKALSLRGQSENDLMRKAHREAARELYEERNKNLDAVSEVYVDLHGLHPEEAVEYLEKVLLENEKGNRPVYAITGTGHHSKNGKDKVGKAIRSFLNEWRYAYREFSVPGDRNSMGGILGVDASSWDKSLARDGADEEKSTVDFLSQGIEIGDGKVRMLVREPPKGPSRR; encoded by the exons ATGGTGTTGGACGAGCACTACGAGATGTGCCTGCCCATCTTGCAGGACCCCGCgctcgaagatgaggatAAGACCGATAAAATAGAAGAGCTCTTCAAAAAGGAAACCAACATGGTTGGCTCGTCTCTGGAGAATGCCATCCTCGATGTCATGTGGAGATGGCGGGAATGCGGAGGCACCTCCACGTCACCGCCTCCAATCCGTCAGACCATCCTGCGACGaccatcgccagcttcgtGGAGAGGCGGAACGCCGTTATCAGGCTCGCCTCGCTTGGCCGTCAGTCCTCTCGCGCCGCCAGGGTATATCCCTGCCACCTTTGGCAGGACCAAGTCGGTTACGGCCTCTCCCTTTGGCTCGCCGCgagcctcgcctcgcctggCTTTTGCGACCCCTGTGATTCCCCATAGTCCAAATCTCAATGCATATGAGTTCGCTAGCGACCCCACCCCCGCCACAGAGATCCTTGGAGAGTACCAGATCGAGAATGTCGACTGGCTCGTCAATGATGATACCATCAGCCTCTCCTCGTCTGTGGGGACCACCAAGAGCCTCAATGCCGCCGCGCCAGAGTTTTCGTCAATGTCCTCGCAGCAAATCGACATGTCGCCTTACGACATGCTTAGGTCAATCCTGGGACACACAAGGACAGACGAAGAGATAGAATCTGCTCTTGCGGCACACAACTACGACTTGAGCGCTACTATTACGTCCATGATGGAGATTCAGCAGGACGGAGGTGTCCGGCTCGATGAGCCCAAAAATGTCCTCATTGGCAAATCTATATCTGCAGAGGGTCGTCCATCTACCCCAGTGAACCAAAAAGCAGGTGTCATTTGCAAATTCTATATGTCTACCGGACAGTGTCTGCGCGCAGACTGCCGATTCAGCCATGACCTAAGCAACCACCTCTGCAA ATATTGGGTCATGGGTAACTGCTTGGCCGGCGAGACATGCATCTTCTCGCACGACCCGTCCAAGCTCGTAAACAAAATGTCTCTGGAAAGCGGCTCCAATACTCCTACTAGAAGTCATAGTAGCTTGATGCTCCAGGATATGAATTCGTTCCCCTCTTTACATGGCGATTCAGACCATCATGGAGGCTATTCAGGTAGCCCCAACTATGCTTCATCGCCGGGGATGCGATCCCTGCGGGCCGAGAGCCCACGCCCTAGATCACGACCCGGAAGCCGACACCAGCTGAAAGAAAACTACATAGCTGCTCCTGCCCTCGATGATAACGAGGCTTTCCCTTCCCTTGGTGCGGCTATCGCAAAGCAGGGGAAGAAGCATCATGGCAAACGTGGCGGCCACGGTCATAAGGAGAACGGTACTAGCTCTTTGGCCGACATTGTCAAGATGAATCCACCTGCATCTCCTAGGCTCGAAGTGCGCAAGCCTGTTAGCAACGGAAACGGCGTCGTTGGCAGCTCTGGCGAACAtggcgctgcagctctggCGATACCCAGCCCAAAGCATGTTCCCTGGCTTGAAACTGGAGAACGGGCCAACAAAGCATATCTCAAGGCCCGCCAGGAGGCTATCAAACATGGCGGCCTGAGGAACAAGTTTCTACAAAG CGCTGCACAAGCATGGAATCGCAACGATGCACGGGCTGCCAAGGCTCTCAGTCTCCGCGGCCAGAGCGAGAATGACCTGATGAGAAAGGCTCACAGAGAGGCGGCTCGCGAACTATACGAGGAGCGCAACAAGAATCTGGACGCCGTGTCTGAAGTGTATGTCGACCTCCACGGTCTCCATCCGGAAGAGGCTGTGGAGTACCTGGAAAAAGTCCTCTTGGAGAATGAAAAGGGAAATCGACCTGTTTACGCCATCACCGGCACCGGTCACCACAGCAAGAATGGCAAGGATAAAGTGGGAAAAGCGATCCGGTCGTTCTTGAATGAGTGGCGATATGCGTACCGAGAATTCTCCGTGCCAGGAGATCGCAATAGCATGGGCGGCATCTTGGGGGTGGACGCCAGCAGCTGGGACAAGTCACTTGCACGGGATGGAGCTGACGAAGAGAAATCCACT